A part of Calonectris borealis chromosome 30, bCalBor7.hap1.2, whole genome shotgun sequence genomic DNA contains:
- the LOC142073745 gene encoding keratin, type II cytoskeletal 5-like has product MSRQCAARNQSKTGFSAASAFIPNASSTSFCLRSASQGGSCSTTAGYGRFAGGFGSRSLYSLGGCQRISVAGRGGGFYGPAGFGAGTGISCGFGGAVGGAFGFGGGMGGPGLPAVPAGGIHEVSVNQSLLKPLNLEIDPSIQSIRKNEKDQIQTLNNKFASFIDKVRFLEQQNKVLETKWALLQEQGNKTVRNNIEPLFETYINNLRRQLNSLLTDRENLGGELNKVQSLAEEFKNKYEEEINKHTAVENEFVILKKEVDAAYINKTELQARLDSLVEEIDFLRALYEAELSQMQAQISDTSVILTMDNNRSLDMDSIIAEVKAQYEDIANRSRAEAESWYQSRYEELQATAGRHGDDLRNTKQEISELNRHVQRLRSEIDSVKKQCASLQTAIVDAEQRGEMAVKDARAKLAELEAALQKAKTDLARQLREYQELMNVKLALDIEIATYRKLLEGEECRLSGEGAGAVNISVTRTAVGTGYGSGNCLSFGGSSGVGGGVCAGGMGFSSGSEQGTDGSCVVGGSSSSMKYVSTTSSAKRCY; this is encoded by the exons ATGTCTCGCCAGTGCGCTGCAAGGAACCAGAGCAAAACTGGCttcagtgctgcttctgccttCATCCCAaatgccagcagcaccagcttctGCTTACGTTCTGCATCCCAAGGTGGAAGCTGCAGTACCACCGCTGGGTATGGAAGATTTGCTGGAGGTTTTGGAAGCAGGAGCCTCTACAGTCTTGGTGGATGCCAGAGGATCTCCGTAGCTGGAAGAGGTGGTGGCTTCTATGGACCTGCAGGTTTTGGTGCTGGCACTGGGATATCCTGTGGTTTTGGTGGTGCAGTTGGTGGTGCCTTTGGGTTTGGTGGTGGCATGGGTGGCCCTGGACTCCCTGCTGTCCCAGCTGGAGGCATCCATGAAGTCTCAGTCAACCAGAGCCTTCTGAAACCTCTCAACCTGGAGATTGACCCCAGCATCCAGAGTATCCGTAAGAATGAGAAAGATCAGATTCAAACCCTCAACAACAAATTTGCCTCCTTCATTGACAAG GTCCGATTCCTTGAACAACAAAACAAGGTCCTGGAGACCAAGTGGGCCCTTCTGCAAGAACAGGGGAACAAAACAGTCAGAAACAACATCGAGCCCCTCTTTGAGACCTACATCAACAACCTCAGGAGACAGCTGAACAGCTTGCTGACAGACAGGGAGAACTTGGGAGGGGAGCTGAACAAGGTGCAAAGCCTTGCTGAGGAATTCAAGAACAA ATACGAGGAGGAGATCAACAAGCACACAGCTGTCGAGAACGAATTTGTGATCCTGAAGAAG GAGGTGGATGCTGCCTATATAAACAAGACGGAGCTGCAAGCCAGGCTGGACTCCCTTGTGGAGGAGATAGATTTCCTCAGAGCCCTGTATGAAGCT GAGCTGTCTCAGATGCAGGCCCAGATCTCCGACACCTCTGTCATCCTGACCATGGACAACAACCGCAGCCTGGACATGGACAGCATCATCGCAGAGGTCAAAGCGCAGTACGAGGACATCGCCAACCGGAGCCGGGCGGAGGCCGAGTCCTGGTACCAGTCCAGG TACGAAGAGCTGCAGGCTACGGCTGGCCGGCACGGGGACGACCTCCGCAACACCAAGCAGGAGATCTCCGAGCTCAACCGCCACGTCCAGCGGCTGCGGTCTGAAATCGACAGCGTGAAGAAACAG TGCGCCAGTTTGCAGACGGCCATCGTGGATGCCGAGCAGCGCGGGGAGATGGCTGTCAAGGATGCCAGGGCAAAACTGGCCGAGCTGGAGGCCGCCCTGCAGAAGGCCAAGACAGACCTGGCCCGGCAGCTCCGTGAGTACCAGGAGCTGATGAACGTCAAGCTGGCCCTGGACATCGAGATCGCGACCTACAGGAAgctgctggaaggagaggagtGCAG GCTCTCTGGAGAAGGTGCCGGTGCAGTCAATATCT CTGTGACCAGAACCGCTGTAGGAACGGGGTATGGAAGTGGAAACTGTCTCAGCTTCGGAGGCAGCAGTGGTGTTGGAGGTGGGGTCTGTGCTGGAGGAATGGGCTTCAGCTCTGGAAGCGAACAAGGCACAGACGGGTCATGCGTGGTCGGCGGAAGCAGTTCCAGCATGAAGTACGTCTCCACCACCTCTTCAGCCAAGAGATGCTACTAA